A section of the Triticum dicoccoides isolate Atlit2015 ecotype Zavitan chromosome 7A, WEW_v2.0, whole genome shotgun sequence genome encodes:
- the LOC119331599 gene encoding dormancy-associated protein homolog 3-like isoform X2: MGLLDQLWDETVAGPRPDHGFSKLRKYSSFSPSSPAAADVAPAVTRSITIARPPSLSLPSGESSSVPSTPASAPDSPFAAALIDCDRFCWIGDASIRSGKKNMDLLL, translated from the exons AtgggcctcctcgaccagctctggGACGAGACGGTCGCCGGCCCACGGCCGGACCACGGCTTCAGCAAGCTCCGGAAATACTCCTCCTTCTCGCCCTCGAGCCCGGCGGCCGCAGACGTCGCGCCGGCGGTGACCCGCAGCATCACCATCGCCCGGCCGCCGTCTCTCTCCCTCCCGTCCGGCGAGTCGAGCTCCGTGCCGTCCACCCCGGCCAGTGCGCCGGACTCCCCGTTCGCAGCAG CGCTGATCGATTGTGATCGTTTCTGTTGGATCGGCGATGCGTCGATCCGTTCGGGCAAGAAAAACATGGACCTTTTGCTGTAG
- the LOC119331599 gene encoding dormancy-associated protein homolog 3-like isoform X1 has product MGLLDQLWDETVAGPRPDHGFSKLRKYSSFSPSSPAAADVAPAVTRSITIARPPSLSLPSGESSSVPSTPASAPDSPFAAGTGSTPRVDGWRAFRRKSKMANVDAVQAEATVGPRSPTVYDWVVISSLDR; this is encoded by the exons AtgggcctcctcgaccagctctggGACGAGACGGTCGCCGGCCCACGGCCGGACCACGGCTTCAGCAAGCTCCGGAAATACTCCTCCTTCTCGCCCTCGAGCCCGGCGGCCGCAGACGTCGCGCCGGCGGTGACCCGCAGCATCACCATCGCCCGGCCGCCGTCTCTCTCCCTCCCGTCCGGCGAGTCGAGCTCCGTGCCGTCCACCCCGGCCAGTGCGCCGGACTCCCCGTTCGCAGCAG GCACCGGTAGCACGCCGAGGGTGGACGGCTGGAGGGCGTTCCGCCGGAAATCCAAGATGGCCAACGTCGACGCCGTCCAGGCAGAGGCGACCGTCGGGCCCAGGAGCCCAACCGTGTACGACTG GGTGGTGATCAGTTCATTGGACCGATAA